In the Canis lupus dingo isolate Sandy chromosome 28, ASM325472v2, whole genome shotgun sequence genome, ggtccccaccccctgcccgccCCGACCCAAGGTCTACGTCTTCCTCACGGTCTCAGGTCGGCAGATCTTTCTCAACAGACCATCCTGGGACAACACTCTAAGCCTTCTTTCCTTAAACACTCAGCATTATTTACAGAATTCCCTTTTAAATGTACCCAAATATTGTACTAGAATATATCACTAAACTGAACTTATTAGTTTCTGTTCTCCCTGTTCAGGTTCTTAGCTAAATATCTTCATCGTCCCGACGACGTCGGGTTCTTAATCTCTTGGGGCGCGCGTGGTCATTATCctgtttggaaagaaaaatgggacTCTTAAGTAATTgagacaaataaaatttttttttttttgtaaacaactCTGTGCAAACACCCCAAATCCTTACTAGATGTGATGCAGAACTTCCAttttaggaaattaattttaaggttGGATAGTTCTTTTGAGATGTATCCTGGGAAAGTTGCTTTCGTTCTttaagatgttttgtttttactacttggtttttaaaatttaaataggaaaCTTTGTAACTTATCCCTAATAATGAAGGtaatgaaaaaggaaacttctccacaaatatatgcattttttcccccactaattAAAAAGTACCATTCAAAAAAGTTAATTCAAACATATACACAGGACAAGAGCTCTCGGGTCTCCTAAAGAATCTCTGCGTATGACGCGGACAGTCTCTCCGCACCGGGTGTGACCTATGACCTCCCGCTGCGGCATCTGCTCCAAGGAGCTGAGGGAGGCTCACCCCTCAGGACAATTAGATAACACAACAGACCACCTGCCTTCTCAGAGCTGGTGGGGCATCTGCTCCTACTTTACACCAACCCCGTAGCCCATCAGACAAGGACAAGATGGACTGTCATGCTGGGGATTCTTCGGAGGCCAACCCCACCAGCGACCTCACCAAGGAATCTTTAACCCGCTATTGACGGGAGGGATGGGTCAGgaagacaaaacacaaaaatctaaaaaaaaaaaaaaatcgaaggcCGAGTTTGAAAGCAAATGACCTGAAATCCCTGAATATCGATGGGAGGTGTCACCTACTACAGTGCAGATGGCCTTCCGATGACCCAAAGATCGGGAGAAGGCCAAGCTGGTGACCCCAACGCAGAGGACAACAGAATGGGCACCTCACACGCTATAAAGGGCGGAGTGGGATACGCTCTGTTTTCTCCGACCACCGTCACCTGCTCTGTCCCTGCACCCTCAGGCTCAAAGGGGCGGCAGGGCCACCCAATGACACTCCAGATGGGGACGTATGCCAGTGCCATCACCATCATTCCAGCACGAGGTAAACATATTTCTACCTTTGCAGCAGGCACCGGACCAGGTCAAGCAGTAAGCTGCCCCGTGTACGTGAGAGCAGTGGCCCCAGCTGGCCTCTAGTCTCGAGACGCATGCCAAGTAACTTAAGGCCCTCCCAAACTCGGAGCTGCTGAACCCCCTTCTTTTAAACTAACAAAATAGGGGCACCCGGGAGCTCCGCTGgtgaaacgtctgccttcagctcaggtcatgatcgcggggtcctgggatcgagccccgcatcaggctccctgctccttcgagggcctgcttctccctctccctctgctgctccccctactcatgctctctttctcactccttaataaataaatgtatcttttaaataaacagataaaatactgaaaaaaaatttcaagtatttcaaaataatgaaaaaaaaaaatcaagtattccCCAGAAGGACACCGACTGAATTTAATCATGTGTCTTGGATTTACTCAGGGGACAGACGGCTCCTGTCCTGCCAGAGGTGACGCCACATGAGCAGGCACTGAGGACCGCTGGCCTTATGGACACTCTTGACTTTCCTCCGTCCCAGCTTCTAAAGGAACTCCCGCCGAACCCAGACAGGAGAGGCCCACCTTTCCGCTTTAGTAAGTTTTGCCGAGCTAACGGGGAAACTGGAGACATCTATCTGGAATTTTCGTCCTGGGCATGTTGTAAAGCAGTCAGGAAGTACTGACCACATCAGCTCCTTGCTTGTCCTGAATGGCGTTTTCATGATGTCAGTTTTCTATTTGAAGTGGGATTCCTGAGACAGGTACAGCTAAACACAGCTAGGACCTGCCTTGTGGTTTAGACACATGCTTCCTACACCGGTGCCACTAGGAGCTGCCAGCGTGCTCCACGTCGTGTTTTGCTTTTGCACATGGGGCAAAAATTATATTGAGATGCTCtatgctcattaaaaaaagaaagaaagaaaaagaaagcaaaaaagcaagaaagcaagaaagaaaggaagagaggaagagaggaagaaagaaaaactgtcaatTACTTGCCTCTTTTGTATTTTCGGCACATCTCTTGGCACTCCGAGTTACTCTGTGACAGGGTTCGCTCTCCAAAGCATTTCCTCCAGGAGGGTCTGTGATTTTTCTGGATCTCAAACGCTTCGGGGCGGAAGGCTGCCTCACGTCTTCCTCTTGCTCCTTCACGAGAGCaccccctcttctctccccttgcttctcctctgctaCATCGGGCGAGGGCATCTTACTCGGCCTCGCAGATCGCAGACACATTCTACTTTCACGGGGGGCTTTGCCCCCAGAAGCAGAACTCTTGGCTTCTGGGCTTTGTGGCTTCGTCTCTTGGGAGGTCTTCAGGGGCTTCTTGTcacttctctttgttttcattttctctgctgcggctgctgctgtAACAGGCTCGGGTCTTGGCTCTTCCACTTCCATTTTATTGGGGCGTCTAGAGCGCAGGGACCTTCCCTAAAAATTTCAAGACACCCGCAGCATGCCAATCATGAGTAATACAGTTCTCACAATTCGACACGGACAGAGAGACGCACACAATCCAAGGGAACTTAAAAGAATTCGCCTGAAAAGTTTACAGTTGTTTTCTAAGGTGCCTGGAATCACTTTGCTCCAGGGAGAAATCCTCCCTACTGCTCAACCGTGAATAAGACATGCGGTCTACACCTTATCACCACATCTGAGTGTCATAGGTGTCAAATCGGATTACAACACACATATAAAGGGCACTCTAGAAAAATGCCCCCTTTTCAGGCAGTAAATGACTTCCTAATCCTTTACCAATCATTGCTGGAGCAGGACAGGAGAACTGGGATTTCTGGAACTGGATTTACCAACTTCTCTCCGTGTAGGAGGAACCCTCTCTACCTCACCAGCCCAGCAGGTAGACCGTTCTCAGGACACAAACCCCCACGCAGATTGTTCTAACCCCATGAAGACTGATGCAGATCCCACTCCGGCCCAGTGCTCCTGCTGGTGGGGCCTGGAACCACACAGGACTAAGCTCCCACCTGTTCTCGGGCCCTTTCCCACCCCTGCAGACGAGGAGAACTCAATCAGTTCCTGAGAAACTATGGTCAAAATGCGTAGTAGCCATTTTGACTACTTATTTTCCCCAGACTAGTCTCTCTACAAATCCCAAAATGATTCTTTACCTTGGTCTGCAGTTATTCAGCGTAGGATGCagaacctccccaccccccgggaAAAGATATCCACAGAGACTCAAACCGAGGACAACTTACACCCAACATCAGCCCCCAGAGGAGAACCCCATCCGAGAGGGCCTATCATGACCACGGGACACCCAGCATCACCTGATGTGGCGGGGTCATCCTTCCTACTTCTTGTCCCTTTGCTTCAGCCTCTCTGTGGCTCCTGGGCAGGTCTCCCATGACTTCTATCTTTTCCACCACAACACTCAGCTTCTTCTTCACGGTCAGGGGCTGCTCCGGTGGGTCACATCCTTCTCTGGGAgctgtcctcctcctcttctggggTGGCTTCTCCTCTGCAGTGTCCTGGGCAGAAGTTGCAGAGCGCAGCCTCTTCATTCCTGTCTGACCTCCGTCCGTTCCTCGTTTCCTCTTGGAGGACAGGGAAACGCTGCCTTCACTTCCAGATTCTACAAGAGGGTCTCTCTGGCCCACCAGGTCATCCACGGCTTTTCCTCTGGGGGCCCTGACCCCTCTTTGCAAAACCTTCACAGGTTTCCCTCTGTCTGGAGTTTGCTTTGGAGTTTCCTGGATGCTACTCGCCTCATCTCCCAGTCCCTTGGTGTGACCTGGCATTTGGGAGGACTCTTTGGAACTGGCCAGTTCTTCCGGGGCTTGAGACTTTTCCTTAGGTGCTCTCGGTCGATTTTTCCTGAGCATTACATTTTCTGCAGGGGCCACTTTCTGCTTCGTGGTTTTATTCAACAGTTTGTTGTCTTCGTCACCACCTCCTGgttctgtgtgtgagtgtgtggctCCCCGCCGCGTTCGGGTGGGCTTCCTGAGAGCTGACGGCTCTTCCTCTGGGTCTACTTTCTCGGGAGAGGTCTTGAGGCGCCTTCTCCTACCTGTTGGCTTGTTGACTGGTTCTGCTACTGGAGATTTGCAGGGTACACTGGTGGCTTTGCCATCAGCCATTGGGTCCTGGGTGTGCTCTGGGGTTTGGAAGAGCTCTCTGAGGCCAGCCAGGTCTTCTAAGGTCTGGACGTTTTTCTTGGGTGCTCTTGGTTGCCTCTTGCTTCCAGTTACATTTTCTGCAGAGTCCAGTTTCTGCTTTGGGATTGCCGTGGACAATTTGGTATCTTCATCACCACCTCCTggttgtgtgtgtgagtgtgtggctCCCCGCCGCGTTCGGGTGGGCTTCCTGAGAGCTGATGGCTCTTCCTCTACATCTACTTTCTGGGGAAAGGTGTTGAGTTGCCTTCTTCTACCTGTTGGCTTGTTGACTGGTTCTGCTACTGGAGATTTGCAGGGTACACTGGTGGCTTTGCCATCAGCCATTGGGTCCTGGGTGTGCTCTGGGGTTTGGAGGAGCTCTCTGAGGCCAGCCAGGTCTTCTAAGGACTGGACATTTTTCTTGGGTGCTCTTGGCTGCCTCTTGCTTCCAGTTACATTTTCTGCAGAGTCCAGTTTCTGCTTTGGGATTGCCCTGGACAATTTGGTATCTTTGTCACCACAtcctggttgtgtgtgtgtgtgtgtggctcccCGCCTCGTTCGGGTGGGCTTCCTGAGAGCTGATGGCTTTTCCTCTACATCCACTTTCTGGGGAAAGGTGTTGAGTTGCCTCCTTCTACCTGTTGGCTTGTTGACTGGTTCGGTTACTGGAGATTTGCAGGGCATTTTGGTGGTTTTGCCATCAGCCATTGGGTCCTGGGTGTGCTCTGGGGTTTGGAAGAGCTCTTTGAGACCAACCAGGTCTTCTAGAGAATGGGTCATTTTTTGGGGTGTTCCTGGCTGCTTCTTGCTTCCAGGTGCATTTTCTGCAAGGTTCAATTTTTGCTTTGGGGTTTTCTTGAACAATCTGATGTCTTTATCATCACCTCCTGGatcttgctctgtgtgtgtggcttCCCCTGGCATTAGGATGGGCTTCCTGACAGGTGAGAGCTCTTTCTTTAAGTCCTCCTCCCCCAGAGGTATCTGGAGATATCTCTTCATGTGGGTTGGTGTGCTGCCTGTTTCTGCTGGTGGAGATTTGCAGGGCATTATTGTGGCTTTGACAATAGCTGTTGGTTCCTTGCTGAGCTCTGGAGTTTGGAAGAGCTCTTTAAAACCGACCATGTCTTCCAGGAATTGAgcctttccttccttgcttctagTTACATTTTCTACAGGGTCTAGCTTCTTTGGAGTTTCCTTAGACAATTTAATGTCATCATCACCACCTTCTAGTTCTCTGCGTGAGTGTGTGCTTTCCCCCAGCATTTGGGTGGGCTTCCTGAGAGAAGAGGGCTTTTCCTCTAGGTCCACCTCCTGGACAGGGGTCTCGAGCTGCCTCCTTCTGATTGTTGGAGTGACTGAATCTGGTACTGGAGATCTGCAGGGTTCACGGGTGGTTTTGCCATCAGCCATTGGGTCTTGGCTGTGCTCTGGGGTTTGGAAGAGCTCTCTGAGGCCAGCCAGGTCTTCTAAGGACTGGGTGTTTTTCTTAGGTGTTCTTGACCTCTTCTTGCTTCCAGTTACATTCTCTGCAGAGTTCAGTTTCTGTTTTGGAGTTTGGTTAAATAATTCGCTGTCTTTATCATCACCTCCTGGTTTTCTGTGTGAGGGTGTACTTTCCCTTGGTGTTTGGGTGGACTTCCTGAGAGCTGAGGGCTCTTCTTCTAGGTCCAGTTCCTGGAGAGGGATCTCGAGCTGCCTCCTTCTACTTGTTGGTGTGTTGACTGGTTCTGCTAATGGAGATTTGCAGGGTACGCTGGTGGCTTTGCCATCAGTCATTGCTTTATCTGTTTGGTTTGGTGTTTGCAAGAGCTCTCCGAGGCCAGCCAGGTCTTCTAAGGACCGGATGCTTTTCTTAGGTGTTCTTGACCTCTTCTTGCTTCCAGTTACATTTTCTGCAGAGTCCAGTTTCTGCTTTGGAGTTTGGTTAAACAATTTGATGCCTTCATCATCACCTCCTGGTTCTCCGTATGAGTGTGTGCTTTCCCTCAGTGTTTGGGTGGGCTTCCTGAAAGCTGAGGGCTCTTCTTCTAGGTCCAATTTCTGGAGAGGGATCTCAAGCTGCCTCCTTCTACTTGTTGGTGTGTTGAATGGTTCAGCTAATGGAGATTTGCAGGGTATGTTGGTGGTTTTGCCATCAGTCATTGGGTCCTGGGTGTGCTCTGGGGTTTGGAAGAGCTCTCTGATGCCAGCCAGGTCTTCTAAGGACTGGATGTTTTTCTTAGGTGTTCTTGACCTCCTCTTGCTTCTAGTTACATTTTCTGCAGAGTACAGTTTCTGTTTTGGGGTATCCTTAAACCTTTTGATGAACTCATCATCACCTCCTGGTTCtttatgtgagtgtgtgtttttCCCCAGCGTTTGGGTGGGCTTCCTGAGAGCTGAGGGCTCTTCTTCTGGGTCTATTTTCTGGAGAGGGGTATTGATCTGCCTTCTTCTACTTGGTGTGTTGACTGGTTCTGCTAGTGGAGATTTGCAGGGTACGCTGGTGGCTTTGCCATCAGCCATTGCTTTATCTGTTTGGTTTGGTGTTTGCAAGAGCTCTCCGAGGCCAGCCAGGTCTTCTAAGGACCGGATGCTTTTCTTAGGTGTTCTTGACCTCTTCTTGCTTCCAGTTACATTTTCTGCAGAGTCCAGTTTCTGCTTTGGAGTTTGGTTAAACAATTTGATGCCTTCATCACCACCTCCTGGTTCTCCGTGTGAGTGTGTGCTTTCCCTCGGTGTTTGGGTGGGCTTCCTGAAAGCTGAGGGCTCTTCCTCTAGGCTTACTTTCTGGAGAGGGGTCTTGATCTGCCTCTTTCTGATTGTTGGTGTATTGACTGGATCTGCTAGTGGAGATTTGCAGGGTACTTTGGTGGTTTTGTCATCAGCCATTGGTTTATCTGTTTGGTTTGGTGTTTTAAAGAGCTCTCTGAAGCCAGCCAGGTCTTCTAAAGACTGGATGTTTTTCTTAGGTGTTCTtgacctcctcttcctcttgcttCCTGTTACATTTTCTGCAGAGTTCAGTTTCTGCTTTGGGGTATCCTTGAACCTTTTGATGCCTTCATCATCACCTCCTGGTTCTTTATGTGAGTGTGTGCTTTCCCCCAGCATTTGGGTGGGCTTCCTGAGAGCTGAGGGCTCTTCCTCTAAGCCTACTTTCTGGAGAGAGGTCTTGATCTGCCTCCTACTTGGTGTATTGACTGGATCTGCTAGTGGAGATCTGCAGGGAACTTTGGTGGTTTTGTCATCAGCCACTGGTTTATCTGTTTGGTTTGGTGTTTGCAAGAGCTCTCTGAGGCCAACCAGGTCTTCTAAGGACTGGGCAGTTTTCTTAGGTGTTCTTGACCTTCTCTTGCTTCCAGTTACAATTTCTGCAAAGTCCAGTTTCTGTTTTGGAGTTTGGTTAAATAATTTGATGTCTTCATCATCACCATCTCCTGGttctctgtgtgagtgtgtgctttCCCTCGGTGTTTGGGTGTGCTTCCTGAAAGCTGAGGGCTCTTCCTCTAGGCCTACTTTCTGGAGAGGGGtcttgatttgcctctttctGATTGTTGGTGTATTGACTGGATCTACTAGTGGAGATTTGCGGGGTACTTTGGTGGTTTTGTCATCAGCCATTGGTTTATCTGTTTGGTTTGGTGTTTTAAAGAGCTCTCCGAGGCCAGCCAGGTCTTCTAAGGACTGGATGCTTTTCTTAGGTGTTCTTGACCTCTTCTTGCTTCCAGTTACATTTTCTGCAGAGTCCAGTTTCTGCTTTGGGGTTTGGTTAAACAATTTGATGCCTTCATCATCACCTCCTGGTTCTCCGTGTGAGTGTGTGCTTTCCCTCAGTGTTTGGGTGGGCTTCCTGAGAGCTGAGGGCTCTTCCTCTGGGTCTACTTTCTGGAGAGGGGTCTTGATCTGCCTCCTTCCACTCGTTGGTGTGTTGACTGGCTCTGCTAGTGGAGATTTGCAGGGTACTTTGGTAGTTTTGTCATCAGCCATTGGGTACTGAGTGTGTTCTGGGGTTTGGAAGAGCTCTTTGAGACCAACCAGGTCTTCTGGAGAATGGACCATTTTCTTGGGTGTTCTTGACCTCTTCTTGCTTCCAGTTACATATTCTGCAGAGTCCAGTTTCTGCTTTGGAGTTTCCTTGAACAATTTGATGCCTTCATCACCATTTCCTGGTTCTCTGTGTGAAAGCATGATTTTCCTTGGTGTTTGGGTGGGCTTCCTGAGAGCTGAGGGCTCTTCTTCTAGGTCCACCTTCTGGAGAGGGGTCTCAAGCTGCCTCCTTCTACTTGTTGGTGTGTTGACTGGTTCTGCTAGTGGAGGTCTGCAGGGTACTTTGGTGGCTTTGCCATCAGCCATTGATTTATCTTTGTGGTTTGGCGTTTGGAAGAGCTCTCTGAGGTCAGCCAGGTCTTCTAAGGACTGGGCAGTTTTCTTAGGTGTTCTTGACCTCCTCTTGCTTCGAGTTACATCTTCTGCAGAGTCCAGTTTCCTCTTTGGAGTTTCCTTGAACAATTTGATGTCTTCATCACCACCTCctgattctctgtgtgtgtgtgtgctttctcttGGAGTTCGGGTGGGCTTCCTGAGAGCTGAGGGCTCTTCCTCTTGTTCCACTCTCTGGGGAGAGGTCTTGAGCTGTATGTTCATCCTGGTTGGCATGCCAGCTACTTCTGGTTTTGAGGATTTCTGGCACTTTTCTGCAGTTTTATTTCCCACATCCATTGGTTCTTGGGTGTGAGTGGGGGTTTGGAGACCATGGATGCCCCTCAAGTCTTTCTTGGGTTCTGGGTCCTCCCATCCTGTGAGGGTGGTCAAGTCTGCTACTGGTTCCCATTTTTGCTCTGAATGTCTTCTTGATCTCCTCACAGCTACCATCTTTGCAGAATTTTCTTCTGACTGGACAGCTTTCGTACACGCTTCAGAATAGCTCTCCCATTCCTCTGTCGCTCCCTCCAGGTTCCGCCCTCGCTGTGGAATTTTTGTCAGATGTCGTCCTGAAGTGCTCTCAGCAAtgtctgtttctgcttctccGTCCTTGGGCCCTACACCTGGCATCCGTGTATTTCTGAGCTCCTCGGACCTTCGAAGCCTGTTTTCATTTGATGCCGACTTCCGAGGCTCTGcccctgatcctggagtcttctCGATGTTTGTATTTACTCCAATAGCCTGTCGTCTGAGGGCAGGGCTTGCAGGACTTTGATTAGATGGCTCTTGTAATGCATTCTGACTCATGGAGAATACATTCTCTCCTAcaggaaacagaaacacacatgagAAATATATTCTGTTCCCTGTGTTGTGCCAATTTGGTATTTTACCTTTAGGAAACATTGCAGAAGAGCCAATAATTCAGCCTCCTACCCACCTGGCTAAGCATAGGAAGCTGGCTACTTATGTGGCCATAAGTCTGTCTTACATATGAACCACGCACTTAAGAAGAATGGTATCCGGTGACATACAGTGGGATCATATTGAGGTGGTGATTAGGATCTACAGGGattagatgaaagaaaaaaaattccttaagaaGGGTCTTTTGAAgactgcatctctgtgtctcaggcACCTGAACACGGACATTCTTTTCTTCAAACACGAGAAGCAAAGAGCTATTTCTCCTGCTGAACCACCATGATAACATGGCTTATCCTCAGTTTGCGTGGGGTCTATACCGCATAGAAAACACCTGCTTGTCGGCATAGGAGGCACTGTTAGTGTAGTAGGCGGTTTCCTCTATTACAGGTACAGGGTAACCAGTACTCAGTGAGAGGACAGTACTCAGTAGAGGACAAAAAGACAGACTCATTTCTCCCACCTCAGGCTCACACCAGGG is a window encoding:
- the MKI67 gene encoding proliferation marker protein Ki-67 isoform X4 — translated: MGPTGRLVTIKRSGVDGPHFPLSLSTCLFGRGIECDIRIQLPVVSKQHCKIEISGQEAVLFNFSSSNPTQVNGCAIDEPVQLKHGDVITIVDRSFRYENEIHQNGSKSTECLGRKRKQESLLRVSRSSFSSDPDGKVQDSSACSKVSEDVSGSPLVHVKNGKAASTVLDGSGDHVASQTLDVVHSSEPPGENYRNVTDPTARDYKEDSSVPLVSCNRKLKSFPSTRCLENSENHESPFRKLYVSMKEEFDVRSEKGNVLQSSKKSGSQSHCALENERSGGLQDGTQVPVSLKSRPRSGRFTQIEADSALGKQGISQTEDRRNDEDAAQNPKEAMSPSIPPKEMTRAKTLAQRSPHSSSRKRRSEDMSITSGSESMNLDQREGFGTENETLTPRMFLARNQTPAKVENADNFEDTPEKLFSKKRRSVPPSVDILTAETETQNHTILAPLPVQVERKIQGVSVHQPEKVGATAGHTCSGLPGHSSVDTSNFGDSNNKIEGTPLKKRRVSFGGRLKPELFDENLPPNTPLKRGETPRRSLVSHTPPVLKKIIKEYPPPSGKEDSSENQLEVTTQPQRKGSPARDPMQTSPVATDTRRRSCKAASVPGGSKSPHHTDIPKRGGKRSGNLPSKRTSIDRSQHEILQMIYSRRRSGASEANLIVAKSWADIVKLGAKQTQAKVVKHGPQRQLNKRQRRMNTPKKPVSNVHNQFSTGHANSPCTIIIGKAHIEKVNVPTRPYRMLNNFVFSKKMDFNEDLSGLTEMFKTPAKVKLQTMSLCPKTFSNSEDLLGKEFQVPNSGEKPLLCTSEDLGENVFSMSQNALQEPSNQSPASPALRRQAIGVNTNIEKTPGSGAEPRKSASNENRLRRSEELRNTRMPGVGPKDGEAETDIAESTSGRHLTKIPQRGRNLEGATEEWESYSEACTKAVQSEENSAKMVAVRRSRRHSEQKWEPVADLTTLTGWEDPEPKKDLRGIHGLQTPTHTQEPMDVGNKTAEKCQKSSKPEVAGMPTRMNIQLKTSPQRVEQEEEPSALRKPTRTPRESTHTHRESGGGDEDIKLFKETPKRKLDSAEDVTRSKRRSRTPKKTAQSLEDLADLRELFQTPNHKDKSMADGKATKVPCRPPLAEPVNTPTSRRRQLETPLQKVDLEEEPSALRKPTQTPRKIMLSHREPGNGDEGIKLFKETPKQKLDSAEYVTGSKKRSRTPKKMVHSPEDLVGLKELFQTPEHTQYPMADDKTTKVPCKSPLAEPVNTPTSGRRQIKTPLQKVDPEEEPSALRKPTQTLRESTHSHGEPGGDDEGIKLFNQTPKQKLDSAENVTGSKKRSRTPKKSIQSLEDLAGLGELFKTPNQTDKPMADDKTTKVPRKSPLVDPVNTPTIRKRQIKTPLQKVGLEEEPSAFRKHTQTPRESTHSHREPGDGDDEDIKLFNQTPKQKLDFAEIVTGSKRRSRTPKKTAQSLEDLVGLRELLQTPNQTDKPVADDKTTKVPCRSPLADPVNTPSRRQIKTSLQKVGLEEEPSALRKPTQMLGESTHSHKEPGGDDEGIKRFKDTPKQKLNSAENVTGSKRKRRSRTPKKNIQSLEDLAGFRELFKTPNQTDKPMADDKTTKVPCKSPLADPVNTPTIRKRQIKTPLQKVSLEEEPSAFRKPTQTPRESTHSHGEPGGGDEGIKLFNQTPKQKLDSAENVTGSKKRSRTPKKNTQSLEDLAGLRELFQTPEHSQDPMADGKTTREPCRSPVPDSVTPTIRRRQLETPVQEVDLEEKPSSLRKPTQMLGESTHSRRELEGGDDDIKLSKETPKKLDPVENVTRSKEGKAQFLEDMVGFKELFQTPELSKEPTAIVKATIMPCKSPPAETGSTPTHMKRYLQIPLGEEDLKKELSPVRKPILMPGEATHTEQDPGGDDKDIRLFKKTPKQKLNLAENAPGSKKQPGTPQKMTHSLEDLVGLKELFQTPEHTQDPMADGKTTKMPCKSPVTEPVNKPTGRRRQLNTFPQKVDVEEKPSALRKPTRTRRGATHTHTQPGCGDKDTKLSRAIPKQKLDSAENVTGSKRQPRAPKKNVQSLEDLAGLRELLQTPEHTQDPMADGKATSVPCKSPVAEPVNKPTGRRRQLNTFPQKVDVEEEPSALRKPTRTRRGATHSHTQPGGGDEDTKLSTAIPKQKLDSAENVTGSKRQPRAPKKNVQTLEDLAGLRELFQTPEHTQDPMADGKATSVPCKSPVAEPVNKPTGRRRRLKTSPEKVDPEEEPSALRKPTRTRRGATHSHTEPGGGDEDNKLLNKTTKQKVAPAENVMLRKNRPRAPKEKSQAPEELASSKESSQMPGHTKGLGDEASSIQETPKQTPDRGKPVKVLQRGVRAPRGKAVDDLVGQRDPLVESGSEGSVSLSSKRKRGTDGGQTGMKRLRSATSAQDTAEEKPPQKRRRTAPREGCDPPEQPLTVKKKLSVVVEKIEVMGDLPRSHREAEAKGQEVGRMTPPHQGRSLRSRRPNKMEVEEPRPEPVTAAAAAEKMKTKRSDKKPLKTSQETKPQSPEAKSSASGGKAPRESRMCLRSARPSKMPSPDVAEEKQGERRGGALVKEQEEDVRQPSAPKRLRSRKITDPPGGNALESEPCHRVTRSAKRCAENTKEDNDHARPKRLRTRRRRDDEDI
- the MKI67 gene encoding proliferation marker protein Ki-67 isoform X5 is translated as MGPTGRLVTIKRSGVDGPHFPLSLSTCLFGRGIECDIRIQLPVVSKQHCKIEISGQEAVLFNFSSSNPTQVNGCAIDEPVQLKHGDVITIVDRSFRYENEIHQNGSKSTECLGRKRKQESLLRVSRSSFSSDPDGKVQDSSACSKVSEDVSGSPLVHVKNGKAASTVLDGSGDHVASQTLDVVHSSEPPGENYRNVTDPTARDYKEDSSVPLVSCNRKLKSFPSTRCLENSENHESPFRKLYVSMKEEFDVRSEKGNVLQSSKKSGSQSHCALENERSGGLQDGTQVPVSLKSRPRSGRFTQIEADSALGKQGISQTEDRRNDEDAAQNPKEAMSPSIPPKEMTRAKTLAQRSPHSSSRKRRSEDMSITSGSESMNLDQREGFGTENETLTPRMFLARNQTPAKVENADNFEDTPEKLFSKKRRSVPPSVDILTAETETQNHTILAPLPVQVERKIQGVSVHQPEKVGATAGHTCSGLPGHSSVDTSNFGDSNNKIEGTPLKKRRVSFGGRLKPELFDENLPPNTPLKRGETPRRSLVSHTPPVLKKIIKEYPPPSGKEDSSENQLEVTTQPQRKGSPARDPMQTSPVATDTRRRSCKAASVPGGSKSPHHTDIPKRGGKRSGNLPSKRTSIDRSQHEILQMIYSRRRSGASEANLIVAKSWADIVKLGAKQTQAKVVKHGPQRQLNKRQRRMNTPKKPVSNVHNQFSTGHANSPCTIIIGKAHIEKVNVPTRPYRMLNNFVFSKKMDFNEDLSGLTEMFKTPAKVKLQTMSLCPKTFSNSEDLLGKEFQVPNSGEKPLLCTSEDLGENVFSMSQNALQEPSNQSPASPALRRQAIGVNTNIEKTPGSGAEPRKSASNENRLRRSEELRNTRMPGVGPKDGEAETDIAESTSGRHLTKIPQRGRNLEGATEEWESYSEACTKAVQSEENSAKMVAVRRSRRHSEQKWEPVADLTTLTGWEDPEPKKDLRGIHGLQTPTHTQEPMDVGNKTAEKCQKSSKPEVAGMPTRMNIQLKTSPQRVEQEEEPSALRKPTRTPRESTHTHRESGGGDEDIKLFKETPKRKLDSAEDVTRSKRRSRTPKKTAQSLEDLADLRELFQTPNHKDKSMADGKATKVPCRPPLAEPVNTPTSRRRQLETPLQKVDLEEEPSALRKPTQTPRKIMLSHREPGNGDEGIKLFKETPKQKLDSAEYVTGSKKRSRTPKKMVHSPEDLVGLKELFQTPEHTQYPMADDKTTKVPCKSPLAEPVNTPTSGRRQIKTPLQKVDPEEEPSALRKPTQTLRESTHSHGEPGGDDEGIKLFNQTPKQKLDSAENVTGSKKRSRTPKKSIQSLEDLAGLGELLQTPNQTDKAMADGKATSVPCKSPLAEPVNTPSRRRQINTPLQKIDPEEEPSALRKPTQTLGKNTHSHKEPGGDDEFIKRFKDTPKQKLYSAENVTRSKRRSRTPKKNIQSLEDLAGIRELFQTPEHTQDPMTDGKTTNIPCKSPLAEPFNTPTSRRRQLEIPLQKLDLEEEPSAFRKPTQTLRESTHSYGEPGGDDEGIKLFNQTPKQKLDSAENVTGSKKRSRTPKKSIRSLEDLAGLGELLQTPNQTDKAMTDGKATSVPCKSPLAEPVNTPTSRRRQLEIPLQELDLEEEPSALRKSTQTPRESTPSHRKPGGDDKDSELFNQTPKQKLNSAENVTGSKKRSRTPKKNTQSLEDLAGLRELFQTPEHSQDPMADGKTTREPCRSPVPDSVTPTIRRRQLETPVQEVDLEEKPSSLRKPTQMLGESTHSRRELEGGDDDIKLSKETPKKLDPVENVTRSKEGKAQFLEDMVGFKELFQTPELSKEPTAIVKATIMPCKSPPAETGSTPTHMKRYLQIPLGEEDLKKELSPVRKPILMPGEATHTEQDPGGDDKDIRLFKKTPKQKLNLAENAPGSKKQPGTPQKMTHSLEDLVGLKELFQTPEHTQDPMADGKTTKMPCKSPVTEPVNKPTGRRRQLNTFPQKVDVEEKPSALRKPTRTRRGATHTHTQPGCGDKDTKLSRAIPKQKLDSAENVTGSKRQPRAPKKNVQSLEDLAGLRELLQTPEHTQDPMADGKATSVPCKSPVAEPVNKPTGRRRQLNTFPQKVDVEEEPSALRKPTRTRRGATHSHTQPGGGDEDTKLSTAIPKQKLDSAENVTGSKRQPRAPKKNVQTLEDLAGLRELFQTPEHTQDPMADGKATSVPCKSPVAEPVNKPTGRRRRLKTSPEKVDPEEEPSALRKPTRTRRGATHSHTEPGGGDEDNKLLNKTTKQKVAPAENVMLRKNRPRAPKEKSQAPEELASSKESSQMPGHTKGLGDEASSIQETPKQTPDRGKPVKVLQRGVRAPRGKAVDDLVGQRDPLVESGSEGSVSLSSKRKRGTDGGQTGMKRLRSATSAQDTAEEKPPQKRRRTAPREGCDPPEQPLTVKKKLSVVVEKIEVMGDLPRSHREAEAKGQEVGRMTPPHQGRSLRSRRPNKMEVEEPRPEPVTAAAAAEKMKTKRSDKKPLKTSQETKPQSPEAKSSASGGKAPRESRMCLRSARPSKMPSPDVAEEKQGERRGGALVKEQEEDVRQPSAPKRLRSRKITDPPGGNALESEPCHRVTRSAKRCAENTKEDNDHARPKRLRTRRRRDDEDI